From the genome of Tachypleus tridentatus isolate NWPU-2018 chromosome 6, ASM421037v1, whole genome shotgun sequence:
TCATTACATTGATGGGTCAGTATTGTTTCGTTACACTTATGGGTCAATACTGTTTCATAATATTGATGGGTCAGCATTATTTCATTGCGTTGATGGGTCAGTATTATTTCATTACAGTGATGGGTCAACAGTGTTTCATTATATTGATGGGTCAGTATTGTTTCGTTTCAATGGTGCATCAACAGCGCTTTTATTAACACATTGTGACGTTGAATGATATAAAATCTACTTGTTAAAGTATCCACTAGAAAACACATCTGTTCCGATATAAACAGTTCATTTTCTATTACTTTCTACCAGCAAACACACCTTAGTTGCTTTGttgaataaaacaaagttttgaaaaacattttgattCAATACACGTGACAACAACTAGGGAGGGTACTTTAATCATAATTTACTGACAACAACTAGGGAGGGTACTTTAATCATAACTTACGTGTTTGACTGGTTGGCAACTGATCTTTCTTAGAAAAAAATTAGATTAACTTATTGCGCCCTCAAGTAGACAAATttggagaaaaataaacaaatgtaatttgaTAACACTGCCTGAGGTGTGATTCTAATCTTGTTACATGAAAACATCAACTTCAAATATTTGTCTTTAAAGTTAATTAGACGTCTGTTTGGATAGTTATGTACAAGGTAATctgatgtgtgtttttttcatgtttcattagttaaatataataagtaaCCACGATAGCAGTTATCCTACGAATACATCTTTAATAAACAAAAGATCAACCACtggatttattattaaataacttatcatTAGAAGTTATGACGTCATAATCGACAGCATACAGGAGGCTGCAGAAATAAATACctacaaacaattataaataaacaaacaaaaatataaaaatattaacaaagagCGTGTAACTTATGTCTTGAAAGTACAATTTCACAGGTTATTATTACAGTCTCTGAAAAAGATACAAACGAACACGTGCGTgcaggtttcagttttcattagTTTGTTACTGGTCGTTTGGTAAAACAGAGATAAGCCAACAATTTCCactaatattaattaatgttgGGATTATGTTTTTATTCAGGGTTTCAATTAGgcctcataaaaataaaattggagCTCATACGCCTACGTAGTTTTatcgattttttaaaaaaagtttcgTATTTTCATTTGATTCTTTAAAGAGTCGACATCAATAAGTTAAAAGAACTATTTGTCTGATTTCAAATAGCTACCTCCATTTTTTTCCTTATGAACTAGGAAACGTATTAATCACAAAACAGAAGTATAGAGGTTGAGTACTGAGTTTCTATAAAGGTTATTCACATACATTCTTAAATATGAGCAAAATTAGAACGTTTTCATCATCGGTTCTGTTTCTTCAGTGAATAACAGatcctaaaaattaaaaaaaaataacagtctCAAGACAGGAGACAAACGTATACATCCACTAGGTTAAAAGATGTTGACTTAACAACTTCAGTTAAAAAAATAACCTAGCAACtccaataattaaaattaaacttatactCCATTAAGCAAGAATAAGTTACTTTGACAATTCctacaatactttattttaagggcccggtatggccaggtgattaaggtactctactcataatccgaggttcgcgggttcaaatccccgtcacatcaaacatgctcgccctctcagccattgggacgttataatgtgacggtcaatcccactattcgttgataaaagaatagtccaagagttggcgccgagtgttgatgactagctgccttccccctagtcttacactgctaaattatggacgactagcgcagataggccctcatatagctttgcgcgaaattcaaaacaaaccaaacaagtaaAGAGTAATCGAAGAACTGTGTaatacaacgaatagtggatttgattgtaacataataacgcccccacagctgaaagaacgagcatgtttggtgttacagggattcgaaccttaaCCAACTAGCCATGCTATGCCTAAACTGAGGTTATACTATTTATTTAACAGTATTAAACTAaggttatattatttatttagaagtttTAAACTAAAGCTATACTATGTAGTTAACATTGCGAAACCGTGGTTTTACTAGTTATTTAACAGTATTAAATTAAGAAGGCTATACTATTTAgttaacactattaaattaagacTATTAGACTAtttttacgtaaaaaattttctcattccaaacatatatatattttacatatatattttacatatatatttctgtacaagtgggttttctcgacatcactgactattAGACTAAGATTGTACTATTTATTCACGCTGTGTCAGATacttaaaatgtaacaaataggCTTTTGttgctttaattatttttttaaagttagaacTGGAACTTGTTGATAGAGGGATACACCACATGGCCAAAGGTATGTGGGCTCTCTTTCTGATTGGttggttcggctatttcagccacgcccattgctaacaggtgcataaagtCAAGCACACAGCCATACAATCTccatctgcctttcgggacggaaTCTCGCCGTTTTCTCCGGTGCTGACTTTGCCTCGTTCATGGATAATATTAAGTAAGACCAACTTCACTCCCTCACCCAGAAAAagagtttcaaaattataataaaaaaaagaagctaaattcaataaccttccacgaaaggggatgaagaggaaccacaacgtttctAACCatccctgttggggagagaattcttcacatttctctctctctaaactaaacccctgccaagttcgtttttgtgtgtttttttgtaatcTCCATAGATAAACACTGGTAGTAGAATGGGTTATACTAAAGAGATTAGTGACTTGCAGCATGGCACTGTCACAGGATGCCacttttccaacaagtcagtttgtcaaatttctgccctgctagagctgccccggttAAGTGGAattgctgttattgtgaagtggaaacgtcatGGAGCAGCAACAGCTCAGCCACggagcggtaggccacacaagctcacagaacgaaACCGCTGAGTGCTGAAGCGCTTAGCGCGTAAATATTGTCTGTCTACAGTTGCAACACttactaccgagttccaaactgcctctggaagaaACGTTAGCACAAAAACTGTTCGTCTGGAGCTTCATGAAATAGGTTTCCATGGCCGAGtaccgcacacaagcctaagatcaccatccGCAATGCCAAGcatcggctggagtggtgtaaagcacaccgtcattgaactctggagcagtggaaacgcgttctctggagtgttgaatcacgcttcactatctagCAGTCTGATAGACAAATCTGgatttggcggatgccaggagaacactaCCTGTCTGAATGCATAGTACCAACTGTAAAGTTtcgtggaggaggaataatggtctggggctttTTTCGTGGTGTGGGCTAGGTGCTTTAGTtctagtgaagggaaatcttaatgctacagcatacaatgatatTCTAGATAATTGTGTGCTTCctactttgtggcaacagtttggggaaggctctttttttgtttcagtatgacaatgcccctgtgcacaaagcgaggtccataaagacatgattTGCTGAGATTGGTGTGAAAGAGCATGACTGGCCTGCACATAGCCCTGACCTATACCCCTTCGAACACCTTTGAAATGAATTGGAACGCCAGCTGTGAGCCAAACCTTCTCGCCCAACATCATTGCCTGACTTCACTAATGCTCTTGAGGCTGAGTAGGAGCAAATCCTTGCAGCCGTGTTCCAACATCTAGTGAAAAACCTTCTCAGAAAGTGGAGGCTATCATTGCAGCaaagggggaccaactccatattaatgcctgtggttttgaaatgagatgttcaacaagcacatattggtgtgatggtcgggtgttcACGTACTTTTGGCCAtgttgtgtatttgtgtgtgAGGACATCTGTGGAGACATTCTGGTGTTGATAGCTGTTGAACTTACTGTTTTTAACacactctagtcttacagttTTAAGACTTATGCGGTATAATGTATGGCTGTTATTATTAGAACacgcaaagtttttttttttttacattttagtgcaacagtttgttttgatttacttaTATTAATGGCCTGGCGGTAGGTGACGCTCGATTCGTATactgcgggctcgaatcctcatctccaaacatgttcgccttttctgCCGCAGGAATGTTAAAATgagacgatcaatcctactatttgttagtaaaaagagtcgctaagaattggaggtgggtaatgttgactagctgccttccctcaaataTATCGCttttaaatttgggacggctagcgcagatagccctcaagtagctttgcgcgaaattcaaaccaaagtaaAGTTGAAGATAACCTGTGAAATTGTCGTAGGCTGTTTACGTCAAATTTATTACAGTTactacaattattatttattgtgttggGACTGAACTTACTACATCTGGCAGCTTCAAATTACTGGCTACCTTGTGAGATCATATCCTTTGTATTAGGCTTAAATCATTCTTATAAATCTATCACAAAACTCTACGGTgaatttaaacatgtttgtaccatattaaaattttattttatccaatCAATTATTCTAATTTTAAGTACTTTTCTTAAGAcacaaaaacttatattttattatttgtatatattatatattagtatGAATATATTATTGAGTTTCACTGTTAAGTACTTTGGAGTTTTAAGAAGCTGAGGAACAGTGAAGTGAATGTAATAACaccattaatttatttaaaatttctcagaaagctacacgagggctatctgcgcttgctgtccctcatttagcagtgtaagactagagggaaggcaactagtcatcatcacttatcgccaactcttgggttaccattttaccaacgaatagtgggactgaccgtcacattataacgcacctacagctgagagggcgggcatgtttggtgtgacgaggattcgaaccagcgcctctcagattacgagtcgagtgccttaatcactgaggcatgccgggcctaagactagagagaaggaagctagtcatcaccacccaccgcaaactcttagtctactctttttaaccaacgaattaACACGTCCTCAcgttggtgtgatggggattcgaaccgctgatcctcagattacgaatcgagtgccttaaccacctggccatggcggggctttgatgtattaattttcaaacttaaagTAAGAAGGTTCAAATTATCGATtcttaatttagtttttgtttgccattaaactgttttttgtgtatttatgtaaacAGTTCCATATTTGTTGTTGGTATGTGTCACAAATAATACAagacttttctttctttttgtttctaaACCATGTATTTTCAAATactcacacacaaaaacaaacgaTAAATCAGGTTTGTAATTATCACCCTAATTGGATATTCAAGCGAATTCGCTAAGAACTAGATACATGAAAAACAGAGTCACAAAAGTGGATTTTCCAAACAAAAAGGTTTTCGCGCTCTTATTAACACAAACTTTAGATCTGTGCGTATAGGCGGCGCAGTGTTCGTGAATGAGGTTGCCAGATATCCTCTCCATGTGACGTCTAAGGAATTTTCCAGCTTCAGGACCACAGTCGTTGGTGACGTGGATGTATTTACAATGCACAAACTCACTAAAGGCACTGGAATACGTGAAGAACAGAAAAAGAAATTagttttcataaacaaacaaaaaatattctcaaACATCCTAAAAGGTTTTTATCGTATTACGATTGAAACGAAATCAAAATGCACCTATAATAGAGTTCAACGTTGGTTTAGAAGTATTGTGCATAAGACGCCCCTTCTGAATTCATGAGATGTttcatatatattcaaaaatattagaaacaagcattatttaaaaagttaatatttacacCAAGAGGTAATGTGGAGTATGAGGTGCGTCCTGATGTTTTGGTCGTGACTTCGGAAATAGGGCCCACATTGTCTATCACCAGctgtggggatacaccatctgtcGTTTTTAATCTCTTTTCGTAGAGTCTCgcgtataaataaaaaaatggaaactggagtaaaataaggaaaacaaaattataataaactaaactcAGTAGAATACACACCTCCACCATGCAGAGCTGATCATATTcgacacaaaaaaaaaaaaaaaacgaaaatgtGTTCGCATGCCCTTTATTAATGGACACTTGCTACTTCTAAAAGGACAACGAGGACTAGTATTCTAGCATCTATGTAAGTCTGTCAATCGTCAACAACATATGATCGTTTTTGACTGACTTATACAAcagaaataatgtgaaaaatcagTCTCCATGTTAacaatttggattttttttattttcgtggtCTTGCTGTGACCTTGATCTTTGATCTTGACCCTCCAAAAACTGATAAATTCTAAGTTGGATCATAGTCCAAAGGTATACCAACTTTCGTCCAAATTCATTTCGCCATTTTCGAGAAATCGATTAcctcaggcccagcatggccaggtaagttaaggcgttcgactcgtaatctgagggtcgccgattcgaatccccgttgcaccaaacttgctcgccctttcagccgcggggagttgtaatgtgatgatcaatcccactatttgttggtaaaagagtagcccaaaagttggtggtgagtagtgatgattagctgctttccctcttgtcttacaatactaaattagggacgactagtgcagacagccctcgagaagctttgcgcgaaattcaaaaacaaacaaacaatcgagaAATCGTCCtcataaaaaacacaaagaaacactgGGGTTGGGAATCATAAcatattgaaaataacatgatagATAAAGATGTGGGCTCCTGAGCCAACAATTTTCCACATCTGCATCACGCCATAACACTTCTAGATAACTGACAGAAGATGGCGGCTCTTAGAAACAAAATTGTTTCTTTAGAACAAACCCACATCGGGTTacctgctatgtccaccgagaaTAATCTAACCCCGGATTGTAAGTCCGTACACGTATCACAATCCCTCCAGGGGGAGCAAATAAacgaaaatgaaaattaataatgttatatcaTTGGAAATGATGAGTTAGAAAACCTTACCTCCGGAAGTTGGTTTTCCAGCCGAAATTATCTTAGTGAAAGTTCGAATGTATGCAAATTTTATCTATTGGATGCTCGTTTCCATAGTTGTGATGGTCACAACataggtaacccattgtgtagttataTGTATTTTACACTATCAACAGACAAATAAAGAGTTCATCCACTACATATTGATAACTAAATTCCAATCTTACCAACACGTTTTTCGCAATTGATCTTCGACGTTTCCTTCTTGTTTCACGTTTTCTGACAACCACAGAGTATGGCGGTAAGTTGGCCCACACTTCTCTTCATCCACGGAGACATTTTTAAAACACTTGGCATGAAGCAAGTACTCTGAGAACAAGATTAAAAACACACAATTCTCACAGTGTTCTTACATTACGATAGGCCTGTCTCTgctaattaacaataattaatacaACGTATTGACCAAAATAGTCATGTATATCACGCTTCCATAACTAGTTTAGGACTCATCTTTATTGAGAAATA
Proteins encoded in this window:
- the LOC143254090 gene encoding uncharacterized protein LOC143254090, which gives rise to MRLVLLYVIHVVVATAEESTFSPDQTCTVQKFQLCLSSLQSVTQNQDLVFATTMQELEAGCGRLRESVRCFDSHKERCFTQTQQRVFNHVLSGARQFIAELCIPGRVQEEYLLHAKCFKNVSVDEEKCGPTYRHTLWLSENVKQEGNVEDQLRKTCCAFSEFVHCKYIHVTNDCGPEAGKFLRRHMERISGNLIHEHCAAYTHRSKVCVNKSAKTFLFGKSTFVTLFFMYLVLSEFA